The Collimonas sp. PA-H2 genome contains a region encoding:
- a CDS encoding di-heme oxidoredictase family protein — protein MNKLPYRHRLKPESVRGLSTQGLVLALSLLLAACGGGSGDPAAQDAAAKSAKALAAASAAAEIVLTPVSASASSVERGDLSAAAAIDHNENTRWGSGFSDDEYLTLDFGTSQVINRVHIDWENAHALQYLLQVSDDNANWSTIKTVDNSQGGAEDWSGLSGQGRYLRMKGIKRSTQYGYSIFEIQAFSGTPVAPPVSNPVPVPVDTSKPGVAIKPVAATSSALENPGLSAAMAIDGKMTTRWSSASEDGAWIQFDFGAKTQVGYMKLLWENSYGKQYTLRVSDDGQTWSQLRYVSNGQGGTEEFFNLGANARYIRLQGIARATQYGYSLFEVEFKTPGSDNTLPSATTSALKFPASGNGMMPLPSSAEPLETLQFTLPDGTLVTRFGARGLARHGRERREEWNEIGYGPNETVDPVTGLPVDKGPGNYLTFVPQYFKNRTWGFEVIDNSRVAGVTKPTLKVNEYFQQAQLPGGVAWFRAFDRPGVTGYGWMNPGELVDHSLTICPPVPYPPNGKLANANLYNNGCSLTVSGYPGHGDLGADGFPNGKNVPGRPLVVGDVIEVSPSFFSTKDAMLAKGDDGGIRYYSAEWIYVVGTGLRPWYGVQPRLNSVPLPADTLSGGVGSVSYNYSNNGLFMFQQPQNNVGMQNMQRFVEGRRLVHTNFTTGDHNEPGNDRYAPAVGLQGQRFNQSACIACHVNNGRSVAPGALNQRLDSMSVRVAMIDASGQQLPHPQYGTAVQMNGASVSGTSQNWGNSVNVGGFESRSVKLADGTAVELRKPTLAFEGPVPDAFSLRAAQPMIGTGLLEAVPEADILARARATPDEDGVKGLPNFVFDPETRAVRLGRFGWKASKATLRQQAASALLLDMAVTSPVYPNRACNTDPAGCASAGVQKGISESDLQAISHYLSLVGVPAQRSLASGFPKGVAPLDEHRVDPAQVSSGAKVFQGIRCTACHAVEMKTGSGHLFAELRNQTIHPYTDLLLHDMGADLADKFVEGQAKGSMWRTAPLWGIGYTDKVMGNSAKVGYLHDGRARNLTEAILWHGGEADRTRQRFQALSATDREALLAFLRSL, from the coding sequence ATGAACAAACTGCCATATCGGCATCGGTTAAAACCGGAATCCGTACGCGGCCTTTCCACGCAGGGACTAGTCCTCGCTTTGAGCCTGTTGCTTGCAGCCTGCGGCGGCGGCAGCGGCGATCCTGCTGCCCAGGATGCTGCGGCCAAGAGCGCCAAGGCCCTGGCCGCCGCCAGCGCCGCGGCCGAAATCGTGCTGACGCCGGTGAGCGCCAGCGCCAGTTCGGTGGAGCGCGGCGACCTGTCCGCCGCCGCGGCCATCGACCACAATGAGAACACGCGCTGGGGCAGCGGATTCTCCGACGATGAATACCTGACGCTGGATTTCGGCACATCCCAGGTCATCAATCGCGTGCATATCGACTGGGAAAACGCCCACGCTCTCCAGTACCTGCTGCAAGTCTCCGACGACAATGCAAACTGGAGCACGATCAAGACCGTGGACAATAGCCAGGGCGGCGCCGAGGACTGGAGCGGGCTCTCAGGCCAGGGCCGCTATCTGCGCATGAAGGGCATCAAGCGGTCGACGCAGTACGGCTATTCCATCTTCGAGATCCAGGCCTTCTCAGGCACCCCGGTTGCGCCGCCCGTATCTAATCCGGTGCCCGTGCCGGTCGACACCAGCAAGCCGGGTGTGGCCATCAAGCCGGTAGCGGCGACCTCGTCGGCTCTGGAGAATCCGGGCTTGTCGGCCGCCATGGCGATCGACGGCAAAATGACTACCCGCTGGTCCAGCGCGTCCGAGGACGGCGCCTGGATTCAGTTCGACTTTGGCGCCAAGACACAGGTCGGCTACATGAAGCTGCTTTGGGAAAACTCCTACGGCAAGCAGTACACGCTGCGTGTATCGGATGACGGCCAGACCTGGTCGCAACTACGCTACGTGAGCAACGGCCAGGGCGGCACCGAGGAATTCTTCAATCTCGGCGCCAATGCCCGTTACATCCGATTGCAAGGAATAGCCCGGGCCACGCAGTATGGCTACTCGCTGTTCGAGGTCGAGTTCAAAACACCGGGCAGCGACAACACACTACCCAGCGCCACCACCTCAGCGCTGAAATTTCCCGCCAGCGGCAACGGCATGATGCCATTGCCCAGCTCCGCCGAGCCGCTGGAAACGCTGCAATTCACGCTGCCCGACGGCACGCTGGTGACGCGCTTCGGCGCGCGCGGCCTGGCCCGCCACGGCCGCGAGCGCCGCGAGGAATGGAACGAGATCGGTTATGGTCCCAACGAAACGGTCGACCCGGTCACCGGCTTGCCGGTGGATAAAGGACCGGGCAATTATCTGACTTTCGTGCCACAATATTTCAAGAATCGCACCTGGGGTTTCGAGGTCATCGACAATAGCCGCGTTGCAGGCGTGACCAAGCCGACGCTGAAAGTCAACGAGTACTTCCAGCAAGCCCAGCTGCCCGGCGGCGTGGCCTGGTTCCGCGCCTTCGACCGGCCTGGCGTCACCGGCTACGGCTGGATGAATCCCGGCGAGCTGGTCGACCACAGCCTCACCATCTGCCCGCCCGTACCCTACCCGCCGAACGGCAAGCTGGCCAACGCCAACCTGTACAACAACGGCTGCAGCCTGACTGTCAGCGGCTACCCGGGGCACGGCGACCTTGGCGCCGACGGCTTCCCCAATGGCAAAAACGTTCCCGGCCGGCCGCTGGTGGTGGGCGATGTGATCGAAGTCTCGCCGTCGTTCTTCTCCACCAAGGACGCCATGCTGGCCAAAGGCGACGACGGCGGCATCCGCTACTACTCGGCCGAATGGATCTACGTGGTGGGCACCGGCCTCAGGCCATGGTACGGCGTGCAGCCGCGCCTGAACTCGGTGCCGCTGCCGGCTGATACCTTGTCGGGCGGTGTCGGCTCGGTGTCCTACAACTATTCAAACAATGGACTGTTCATGTTCCAGCAGCCGCAAAACAATGTCGGCATGCAGAACATGCAGCGCTTCGTCGAAGGCCGGCGGCTGGTGCATACCAACTTCACCACCGGTGATCATAACGAGCCGGGCAATGACCGCTATGCACCTGCCGTCGGCTTGCAGGGGCAGCGCTTTAACCAGTCCGCCTGTATCGCCTGCCACGTCAACAACGGCCGCAGCGTCGCGCCGGGTGCATTGAACCAGCGCCTTGACAGCATGTCGGTGCGGGTGGCGATGATCGATGCCAGCGGACAGCAGCTGCCGCATCCACAGTATGGCACCGCCGTACAGATGAACGGCGCGTCGGTGAGCGGAACCTCGCAGAACTGGGGCAACAGCGTCAACGTCGGCGGATTCGAGAGCCGTTCAGTGAAGCTGGCGGACGGCACGGCAGTTGAGTTGCGCAAGCCGACGCTTGCCTTCGAGGGGCCGGTGCCGGACGCCTTCTCGCTGCGCGCCGCGCAGCCGATGATTGGCACCGGCTTGCTGGAAGCCGTGCCGGAAGCGGACATCCTTGCGCGCGCACGCGCGACGCCGGATGAAGATGGCGTCAAGGGCCTGCCTAACTTCGTCTTCGATCCTGAGACCCGCGCCGTGCGCTTGGGCCGCTTCGGCTGGAAGGCATCCAAGGCGACACTGCGCCAGCAAGCTGCTTCCGCCTTGCTGCTGGACATGGCGGTGACCTCGCCGGTCTACCCCAACCGTGCCTGCAACACCGACCCTGCCGGTTGCGCCTCCGCCGGCGTGCAAAAAGGCATCTCGGAGTCCGATCTGCAAGCGATCTCGCACTATCTTTCACTGGTGGGCGTGCCGGCCCAGCGCAGTCTTGCCAGCGGCTTCCCCAAGGGCGTAGCGCCATTGGATGAACACCGCGTCGACCCGGCCCAGGTAAGCAGCGGCGCCAAGGTCTTCCAGGGCATACGATGCACCGCCTGCCACGCAGTGGAGATGAAGACCGGATCTGGCCATCTGTTTGCCGAGTTGCGTAACCAGACCATCCACCCGTACACCGACTTGCTGCTGCACGACATGGGCGCCGACCTTGCCGACAAGTTTGTCGAGGGCCAGGCCAAGGGCAGCATGTGGCGCACGGCGCCTTTGTGGGGTATCGGCTACACCGACAAGGTGATGGGCAACAGCGCCAAAGTCGGTTATCTGCATGATGGCCGCGCCCGCAATCTCACCGAGGCCATCCTCTGGCATGGCGGCGAGGCGGACCGCACCCGCCAGCGCTTCCAGGCCCTGTCCGCGACCGACCGCGAAGCCCTGCTGGCGTTCCTCAGGTCTCTGTAG
- the groL gene encoding chaperonin GroEL (60 kDa chaperone family; promotes refolding of misfolded polypeptides especially under stressful conditions; forms two stacked rings of heptamers to form a barrel-shaped 14mer; ends can be capped by GroES; misfolded proteins enter the barrel where they are refolded when GroES binds): MAAKQVIFGDEARAKIVNGVNILANAVKVTLGPKGRNVVLERSFGAPTVTKDGVSVAKEIELKDKLENMGAQLVKEVASKTSDNAGDGTTTATVLAQAIVREGFKYVAAGFNPTDLKRGIDKAVVAIVAEIKTLSKPTTTSKEIAQVGSISANSDTDIGEIIAKAMDKVGKEGVITVEDGKSLENELDIVEGMQFDRGYLSPYFINNQEKQVVALENPFILLFDKKVSNIRDLLPILEQVAKSGRPLLIIAEDVEGEALATLVVNNIRGILKTAAVKAPGFGDRRKAMLEDIAILTGGQVIAEEVGLTLEKATLAELGQAKRIEISKENTTIIDGAGEAITIEARVKQIRAQIEEASSDYDREKLQERVAKLAGGVALIKVGAATEVEMKEKKARVEDALHATRAAVEEGVVPGGGVAFLRARANIKDLKGDNPDQEAGIKIVLRAIEEPLRQIVFNAGDEPSVVVNAVLAGKGNYGYNAADGTYGDMIALGILDPTKVTRSALQNAASVASLILTTEAMIAEQPEDKSAGGMPGGMGGMGGMGGMDGMM, translated from the coding sequence ATGGCAGCAAAGCAAGTAATTTTCGGCGATGAAGCACGCGCCAAGATCGTCAACGGCGTCAACATCCTGGCTAACGCAGTCAAGGTCACTTTGGGTCCTAAGGGCCGTAACGTGGTTTTGGAGCGCAGCTTCGGCGCCCCTACAGTAACCAAGGACGGTGTTTCGGTCGCTAAAGAAATCGAGCTGAAAGACAAGCTGGAAAACATGGGCGCGCAGCTCGTGAAAGAAGTTGCTTCCAAGACTTCCGACAACGCTGGTGACGGTACCACTACCGCTACCGTGCTGGCACAAGCTATCGTTCGCGAAGGCTTCAAGTACGTTGCCGCCGGTTTCAACCCTACAGACCTGAAGCGCGGTATCGACAAAGCTGTTGTCGCCATCGTTGCTGAAATCAAGACTCTGTCGAAGCCAACTACAACCAGCAAGGAAATCGCCCAAGTTGGTTCGATCTCCGCTAACTCCGACACCGACATCGGTGAAATCATTGCCAAGGCAATGGACAAAGTCGGCAAAGAAGGCGTGATCACAGTTGAAGATGGCAAGTCGCTGGAAAACGAACTGGACATCGTCGAAGGTATGCAATTCGACCGCGGCTACCTGTCGCCATACTTCATCAACAACCAGGAAAAGCAAGTTGTTGCTCTGGAAAATCCGTTCATCCTGTTGTTCGACAAAAAAGTATCGAACATCCGTGACCTGCTGCCGATCCTGGAACAAGTCGCCAAGTCCGGCCGTCCACTGCTGATCATCGCAGAAGATGTCGAAGGCGAAGCACTGGCTACTCTGGTGGTCAACAACATCCGCGGCATCCTGAAGACTGCAGCTGTCAAGGCTCCAGGTTTCGGCGACCGTCGTAAAGCCATGCTGGAAGACATCGCTATCCTGACCGGCGGCCAAGTGATCGCCGAAGAAGTCGGCCTGACCCTGGAAAAAGCTACTCTGGCTGAACTGGGCCAAGCCAAGCGCATCGAAATCAGCAAGGAAAACACCACCATCATCGACGGTGCAGGCGAAGCCATCACTATCGAAGCTCGCGTCAAGCAAATCCGCGCGCAAATCGAAGAAGCATCTTCGGATTACGACCGTGAAAAACTGCAAGAACGCGTTGCCAAGCTGGCCGGCGGCGTTGCTCTGATCAAAGTCGGTGCTGCTACCGAAGTTGAAATGAAAGAAAAGAAAGCACGCGTTGAAGATGCTCTGCACGCTACCCGTGCAGCAGTTGAAGAAGGCGTTGTGCCAGGCGGCGGCGTTGCATTCCTGCGCGCACGTGCCAATATCAAGGACCTGAAGGGCGACAATCCTGACCAGGAAGCCGGCATCAAGATCGTGCTGCGCGCGATCGAAGAGCCACTGCGCCAGATCGTATTCAACGCTGGCGACGAGCCATCGGTTGTGGTCAACGCGGTCTTGGCAGGCAAGGGCAACTACGGTTACAACGCTGCCGACGGCACTTATGGCGACATGATTGCACTGGGCATCCTGGACCCAACCAAGGTTACCCGTTCGGCATTGCAAAACGCCGCTTCGGTTGCCTCCCTGATCCTGACTACTGAAGCGATGATCGCTGAACAGCCAGAAGACAAGTCGGCTGGCGGCATGCCTGGCGGCATGGGTGGCATGGGCGGCATGGGTGGTATGGACGGTATGATGTAA
- a CDS encoding TetR/AcrR family transcriptional regulator — protein MVTTKKRESLKPRKVPQQSRAGQTVAAILEAAARILETKGIEGLNTNIVAQRAGVSIGSLYQYFPGKDALIVALCQRERAVFFAEAEVALSEPSGQQALMRLIAASVHQQLRRPTLARLLDVEENRPAIAKELAPFIVAMSELIREILAHEDIPPQPSIEIAADDIIAIVRAMVDAAGYRGEVDRAALEFRVSRALFGYLGIVERRPG, from the coding sequence ATCGTGACGACAAAAAAACGCGAATCATTAAAGCCGCGCAAGGTTCCCCAGCAATCGCGCGCCGGACAAACCGTTGCTGCGATCCTGGAGGCAGCGGCCCGTATTCTGGAAACCAAGGGAATCGAGGGACTCAATACCAATATCGTTGCGCAGCGCGCGGGCGTCAGCATCGGCTCCCTGTATCAATACTTCCCCGGCAAGGATGCGCTCATCGTTGCCTTGTGCCAGCGTGAGCGTGCCGTGTTCTTCGCCGAGGCTGAAGTGGCGCTGAGCGAACCGAGCGGCCAGCAAGCATTGATGCGCCTGATTGCCGCCTCGGTCCACCAACAGCTACGTCGACCGACGCTCGCGCGGCTGCTCGACGTCGAGGAAAATCGTCCCGCAATTGCCAAGGAGCTGGCGCCATTCATTGTCGCCATGAGCGAATTGATCCGAGAGATTCTTGCGCATGAGGATATTCCGCCGCAGCCGAGCATCGAGATAGCCGCCGACGACATCATCGCCATCGTGCGCGCCATGGTGGATGCGGCGGGATATCGCGGCGAAGTGGATCGCGCTGCTCTGGAGTTCCGTGTCAGCCGCGCCTTGTTCGGATACCTGGGGATCGTGGAGCGCCGGCCGGGATAG
- the groES gene encoding co-chaperone GroES, which yields MNLRPLHDRVIVKRLDQETKTASGIVLPEAAAEKPDQGEVLAVGNGKILENGNVRALAVKVGDRVLFGKYSGQAVKIDGNELLVMREEDLFAVVEGK from the coding sequence ATGAATCTTCGTCCTTTGCACGATCGCGTTATCGTCAAGCGTCTCGACCAGGAAACCAAGACCGCATCCGGTATCGTGTTGCCTGAAGCGGCTGCTGAAAAGCCGGATCAAGGTGAAGTGCTGGCCGTCGGTAACGGCAAGATTCTGGAAAACGGCAATGTCCGTGCGCTGGCAGTCAAGGTTGGCGATCGCGTTCTGTTCGGCAAATACTCCGGCCAGGCTGTCAAGATCGACGGCAATGAGTTGCTGGTAATGCGCGAAGAAGACCTGTTTGCCGTAGTTGAAGGCAAGTAA